Proteins encoded by one window of Halomonas chromatireducens:
- a CDS encoding cyanophycinase: MAIGGAEDKTSELAILRRVFELAPKDNAEVAIIATASSIPEQLLPCYEAAFTRLGASQVHALEIQDRQQAADPETVRLIQRSGVIFLTGGDQLRLTNIFGGTATLRAIRESLRAGAVVAGTSAGAAAMPSTMIYNGAAADALRKGAVNMSFGLGIVRGMVIDSHFLERGRFTRLMEVGASNPEQLGVGIGENAAVIVHPNRILEAIGPGHVIIIDSRDLASSNIAELAMGEPVAVEHMILHAMVSGHGYDIDSRRYLVAEELSAILAGSHGNEHT, translated from the coding sequence GTGGCCATTGGCGGTGCCGAGGACAAGACTTCCGAACTCGCCATCCTGCGACGAGTTTTCGAGCTTGCCCCCAAAGACAATGCCGAAGTCGCCATCATCGCCACGGCCAGCAGCATTCCTGAACAGCTCCTGCCCTGCTATGAAGCGGCTTTTACTCGCCTGGGCGCAAGCCAGGTCCATGCGCTGGAAATCCAGGATCGCCAACAAGCCGCCGACCCCGAGACTGTCCGACTTATTCAACGAAGTGGCGTGATTTTCTTGACCGGGGGCGATCAGCTTCGCCTGACCAATATTTTTGGCGGCACCGCCACCCTGCGGGCGATTCGCGAAAGCCTTAGGGCCGGCGCCGTAGTAGCAGGGACAAGTGCAGGCGCTGCAGCCATGCCAAGCACCATGATCTACAACGGTGCGGCAGCAGACGCCTTGCGCAAAGGGGCGGTCAACATGAGCTTCGGGCTGGGCATCGTTCGCGGGATGGTCATCGACAGCCACTTTCTCGAGCGGGGTCGATTCACGCGTCTCATGGAAGTGGGTGCCAGCAACCCGGAGCAGTTGGGCGTCGGCATTGGCGAGAATGCAGCGGTCATTGTTCATCCGAACCGCATTCTGGAAGCCATCGGGCCGGGGCACGTCATCATCATCGACAGCCGGGATCTGGCGAGCTCCAATATTGCGGAATTGGCGATGGGCGAGCCGGTTGCCGTCGAGCACATGATCCTGCACGCCATGGTCAGTGGCCATGGATACGATATCGATTCACGACGCTATCTCGTCGCTGAGGAACTCAGCGCCATCCTGGCAGGGAGCCATGGGAATGAACATACTTGA
- a CDS encoding 3-hydroxyacyl-CoA dehydrogenase → MTYRVAVAGAGLIGRAWAIVFARKGVPVCLYDVDGSTLRKAPEKIRASLEDLEAAGLITDPAAVMAHIRIEPELAKALDGVNYVQECGPENVEVKRRLYTDLEAAAAPNTVLASSTSGIVASQFIEHLSHPERCLVAHPVNPPYLIPLVEVVPAPVTNEASVALTMQIMEAVNQSPILVRQEVQGFILNRLQGALLNEALRLFRDGYVSAEDIDKTVKHGLGLRWSFMGPFETIDLNAPAGVVDYAARYGPLYRDVDIQRGNDNPWAEETLEALDRERRAALPVSELGERQAWRDRRLMALIAHRNTQQTS, encoded by the coding sequence ATGACATATCGCGTCGCAGTTGCAGGAGCTGGCCTGATCGGTAGGGCTTGGGCAATCGTTTTCGCCAGAAAAGGAGTACCGGTCTGTCTGTATGACGTGGACGGGTCGACGTTGAGGAAGGCGCCCGAGAAAATTCGGGCTTCACTCGAGGATCTCGAGGCCGCCGGCTTGATTACTGATCCCGCTGCCGTGATGGCTCATATCAGAATCGAACCGGAACTTGCCAAGGCCCTAGACGGCGTCAATTACGTTCAGGAGTGCGGTCCCGAGAATGTCGAGGTCAAGAGGCGGCTTTATACCGATCTCGAGGCGGCGGCGGCTCCTAATACAGTGCTTGCCAGCTCCACCTCGGGAATTGTTGCTTCTCAATTCATTGAGCACCTGTCTCATCCTGAGCGTTGCCTGGTGGCGCATCCGGTCAACCCTCCCTATCTCATTCCGTTGGTGGAGGTAGTCCCCGCGCCGGTGACCAACGAGGCCTCGGTGGCGCTCACCATGCAAATCATGGAAGCGGTGAACCAGTCTCCCATTCTGGTCAGGCAGGAGGTGCAGGGCTTCATTCTCAATCGCTTGCAAGGTGCCTTGCTCAATGAGGCACTGCGGTTGTTTCGGGATGGCTATGTCTCGGCAGAAGATATTGACAAGACCGTCAAGCATGGACTTGGGCTACGGTGGTCGTTCATGGGTCCCTTCGAGACAATCGACCTGAATGCACCTGCCGGTGTGGTGGATTATGCCGCCCGCTATGGACCGCTCTATCGTGACGTGGACATCCAGCGTGGCAATGACAACCCCTGGGCCGAAGAGACCCTCGAGGCCCTTGATCGTGAGCGACGTGCCGCCCTGCCGGTGAGTGAACTCGGCGAGCGCCAGGCCTGGCGTGATCGCCGGCTCATGGCCTTGATTGCGCACCGCAACACGCAGCAGACGTCATGA
- a CDS encoding phosphatase PAP2 family protein, producing the protein MSQTETNFALGRILLFNLLGAILVWTWLSPGLMFWTEIDDAVFFATNAWLSEENEAWVLFVAATNNRLFDVVSFMILLAIYLWAIGRDPDPHYRMLRWGGIGITMLLSAVFIAQGFRMVVSYTHPSPTLVYENVNLITEMVDFSTKDSSGSSFPGDHGVNLVLFTAFMWRFAGLKVMLVSAVFAVLLSAPRILSGAHWFSDVYFAAVVINLFVAPWILLTPLAPALSRALTAGMIKVRNALPGR; encoded by the coding sequence ATGTCTCAGACTGAAACCAACTTTGCGCTTGGACGCATTCTGCTCTTCAACCTCCTGGGTGCCATTCTGGTTTGGACCTGGTTATCGCCGGGGCTGATGTTCTGGACGGAGATAGACGATGCCGTCTTCTTCGCCACCAATGCCTGGCTCAGCGAAGAGAACGAAGCCTGGGTGCTGTTCGTGGCGGCCACCAACAACCGACTGTTCGACGTCGTCAGCTTCATGATCCTGCTGGCTATCTACCTGTGGGCCATCGGGCGCGATCCCGACCCGCATTACCGCATGCTGCGCTGGGGCGGCATCGGTATCACCATGCTGCTCTCGGCGGTGTTCATCGCCCAGGGTTTTCGCATGGTAGTGTCCTACACCCACCCCAGCCCCACCCTGGTGTACGAGAACGTCAACCTGATCACCGAGATGGTCGACTTCTCGACCAAGGACAGCTCCGGTAGCAGCTTCCCCGGCGACCACGGCGTGAATCTGGTGCTGTTCACCGCATTCATGTGGCGCTTTGCGGGGCTAAAGGTGATGCTGGTCAGCGCGGTCTTCGCCGTGTTGCTCAGCGCGCCACGTATCCTCAGCGGTGCCCACTGGTTCAGCGATGTCTACTTTGCAGCCGTGGTGATCAACCTGTTCGTCGCGCCCTGGATACTGCTTACGCCACTGGCACCAGCACTCTCGCGAGCGCTTACTGCCGGGATGATCAAGGTACGTAACGCCTTGCCGGGTCGTTAG
- the gloA gene encoding lactoylglutathione lyase → MQFLHTMVRVSDLDASLRFYCDLLGLKEVRRKENEKGRFTLVFLAAPEDEARSAELKAPELELTWNWDPEEYTGGRNFGHLAYRVDDIYALCERLQENGVTINRPPRDGHMAFVRSPDGISIELLQRGEALPPAEPWVSMENTGTW, encoded by the coding sequence ATGCAATTTCTGCACACCATGGTGCGCGTCAGCGACCTGGATGCGTCGCTTCGCTTCTACTGCGATCTGCTCGGATTGAAGGAGGTGCGCCGCAAGGAGAACGAGAAGGGGCGCTTCACCCTGGTCTTTCTCGCCGCGCCCGAGGACGAGGCCCGCTCGGCCGAACTCAAGGCACCCGAGCTGGAGCTGACCTGGAACTGGGATCCCGAAGAGTACACCGGTGGGCGCAATTTCGGCCACCTGGCCTACCGGGTCGATGATATCTATGCCCTGTGCGAGCGTCTGCAGGAGAACGGGGTCACCATCAACCGGCCGCCCCGCGATGGACACATGGCCTTCGTGAGAAGCCCCGACGGCATCTCCATCGAGCTGCTGCAGCGGGGCGAGGCGCTGCCGCCAGCAGAGCCCTGGGTCTCCATGGAAAACACCGGCACCTGGTAA
- a CDS encoding META domain-containing protein, translating into MNKTLSGRALLLALVAMTLAACGGKPTEPTRQDEVRVSSDHPVVGQRWNLLLVGTDERLSMPTTPHFVIAPDGRVTGHDGCNTINGKVQLDDGNRIQFRELATTKMGCPQLDDASRVTGMMETAYRYLIDHDRLVFFGPDQRVLGGWRKAN; encoded by the coding sequence ATGAACAAAACTCTCTCTGGCCGAGCGCTGCTGCTGGCGCTCGTCGCCATGACCCTGGCTGCGTGTGGCGGCAAGCCCACCGAGCCGACTCGTCAAGACGAAGTGCGCGTCTCCAGCGACCACCCGGTGGTGGGACAGCGCTGGAACCTGCTGCTGGTCGGCACCGATGAACGCCTCTCGATGCCCACTACGCCCCATTTCGTGATTGCGCCCGACGGCCGTGTCACTGGCCACGATGGCTGCAACACGATCAATGGCAAGGTACAGCTGGATGACGGCAACCGCATTCAGTTCCGCGAGCTGGCCACCACGAAAATGGGCTGCCCGCAGCTCGATGACGCCAGCCGGGTCACCGGCATGATGGAAACGGCCTACCGCTACCTCATCGATCACGACCGGCTGGTGTTCTTTGGCCCGGATCAGCGGGTATTAGGAGGCTGGCGCAAGGCGAATTGA
- a CDS encoding TRAP transporter large permease encodes MGLEEYLVIGMFAGFMGLLLIGFPVAWALAGIGFLFAIIGHVLVEHMGADLWFSWGGTIGVLDRRLYGVVANELMVALPLFIFMGIMLDRSGIAERLMNSLVRVLGGLRGGYAVTVVIVGVLLAASTGIVGASVVLLGMLSIGPMLQAKYNKSLAVGTACSVGTLGILVPPSIMLVLMADRLGTSEASVGRLFMGALIPGIMLAVMYIAYILIAAYIKKDLAPAPENRKPLNARALLEVLIAVLPPMALIVAVLGSIFTGFATTTEASAVGALGAVLLALFNRRLSFDVVSKALYQTTRTTAFIFGIFVGATIFAVVLRGLGGDDVIRAAITGLPFGPAGVVLTVMLVVFLLGFFLDWVEITLIILPLVAPVVFSLGVDPVWFAILFAICLQTSFLTPPVGFALFYIKGVCPPGITTTDIYKGVAPFVALQLLGLALVFFYEPLATWLPAQVYSGR; translated from the coding sequence ATGGGTCTCGAAGAATATCTCGTCATCGGCATGTTCGCCGGGTTCATGGGGCTGCTGCTGATCGGCTTCCCCGTCGCCTGGGCGCTGGCCGGCATCGGTTTCCTGTTCGCCATCATCGGCCATGTGCTGGTCGAGCACATGGGCGCCGATCTGTGGTTCTCCTGGGGCGGCACCATCGGCGTGCTCGACCGCCGGCTCTATGGCGTCGTCGCCAATGAGCTGATGGTGGCGCTGCCGCTGTTCATCTTCATGGGGATCATGCTCGACCGTTCCGGCATCGCCGAGCGGTTGATGAACTCCCTGGTGCGGGTGCTCGGCGGCCTGCGCGGCGGCTACGCCGTGACGGTGGTGATCGTCGGCGTGCTGCTGGCCGCTTCCACCGGTATCGTCGGTGCCTCGGTGGTGCTGCTCGGCATGCTCTCCATCGGCCCCATGCTGCAGGCGAAGTACAACAAGTCGCTGGCCGTGGGCACCGCCTGTTCGGTGGGCACCCTGGGCATCCTGGTGCCGCCCAGCATCATGCTGGTGCTGATGGCGGACCGCCTGGGCACTTCGGAGGCCTCGGTGGGCCGGCTGTTCATGGGCGCGCTGATCCCCGGCATCATGCTGGCGGTGATGTACATCGCCTATATCCTGATCGCCGCCTATATCAAGAAGGACCTGGCTCCGGCGCCGGAGAACCGCAAGCCGCTCAACGCCCGGGCGCTGCTCGAGGTGCTGATCGCCGTGCTGCCGCCCATGGCGCTGATCGTGGCGGTGCTCGGCTCGATCTTCACTGGCTTTGCGACCACCACCGAGGCGTCGGCGGTGGGCGCCCTGGGGGCCGTGCTGCTGGCGCTGTTCAATCGTCGCCTGAGCTTCGACGTCGTCTCCAAGGCGCTCTACCAGACCACCCGTACCACGGCCTTCATCTTCGGCATCTTCGTCGGTGCTACCATCTTCGCCGTGGTGCTGCGCGGACTGGGGGGCGACGATGTGATCCGCGCCGCCATCACCGGGCTGCCCTTCGGTCCCGCCGGGGTGGTGCTGACGGTGATGCTGGTGGTGTTCCTGCTCGGCTTCTTCCTCGACTGGGTGGAGATCACGCTGATCATCCTGCCGCTGGTGGCGCCGGTGGTCTTCAGCCTGGGCGTCGATCCGGTGTGGTTCGCCATCCTCTTCGCCATCTGCCTGCAGACGTCGTTCCTGACGCCACCGGTGGGCTTCGCGCTGTTCTATATCAAGGGCGTCTGTCCGCCGGGCATTACCACCACCGACATCTACAAGGGCGTGGCACCCTTCGTGGCACTGCAACTGCTGGGGCTGGCACTGGTATTCTTCTATGAACCCCTGGCAACCTGGCTGCCCGCACAGGTCTATAGCGGACGCTGA
- a CDS encoding TRAP transporter substrate-binding protein yields MQAHTGRRMPVRFKLIGTTAAVMLASATLVSTANAQERVRWQVPIAFPSHLVGLSTPVVHLSETLEAISDGNINLRYYEPGELIPPFEILDAVSEGRYPAGYTWIGYDQGSIPVLPLLSGPPFGMEPPAFMAWHYFGDGDDLLQEVYEPYGVKALLCGVIGPEAAGWFAEPLEDLDQIDGLRIRFAGIGGRVMENLGASVTMIPGGELYQAMERGTIDAMEFSAPAVDRILGMQEIVQNYIMPGWHQTYTTSHLLVNQETWDGLTDLSRAQIETGCRSATLFGFSESEWENPQALAEFEAEGVNAQTLSPEILAELEAVTMQVLDEMSSEDELFARVLESQREWMSVHGNWHSKGYLPRSYYAPQSD; encoded by the coding sequence ATGCAAGCCCATACTGGCCGCAGAATGCCTGTACGTTTCAAGCTGATCGGCACAACCGCAGCCGTGATGCTGGCAAGTGCCACCCTCGTGAGTACCGCCAATGCCCAGGAGCGGGTTCGCTGGCAGGTTCCCATCGCCTTCCCGTCGCACCTGGTCGGCCTGAGTACCCCGGTGGTACATCTCTCCGAAACCCTGGAAGCCATCTCCGACGGCAATATCAACCTGCGCTACTACGAGCCGGGCGAGCTGATTCCGCCCTTCGAGATCCTCGATGCCGTCTCCGAAGGCCGCTACCCGGCAGGCTACACCTGGATCGGCTACGATCAGGGCAGCATCCCGGTGCTGCCGCTGCTCTCGGGCCCTCCCTTCGGCATGGAGCCGCCCGCCTTCATGGCCTGGCACTACTTCGGCGACGGTGACGACCTGCTTCAGGAAGTCTATGAGCCCTATGGCGTCAAGGCACTGCTGTGCGGCGTCATCGGTCCCGAAGCCGCCGGCTGGTTCGCCGAGCCGCTCGAGGACCTGGACCAGATCGACGGCCTGCGCATCCGCTTCGCCGGTATCGGCGGTCGTGTGATGGAAAACCTGGGCGCCTCGGTCACCATGATTCCCGGTGGCGAGCTCTATCAGGCCATGGAGCGCGGCACCATCGACGCCATGGAGTTCTCCGCCCCGGCGGTCGACCGTATCCTGGGCATGCAGGAGATCGTCCAGAACTACATCATGCCCGGCTGGCACCAGACCTATACCACCTCCCATCTGCTGGTGAACCAGGAGACCTGGGATGGCCTGACTGACCTGAGCCGCGCCCAGATCGAGACCGGCTGTCGCTCGGCGACCCTGTTCGGCTTCTCCGAGAGCGAGTGGGAGAATCCCCAGGCGCTGGCGGAGTTCGAGGCCGAGGGCGTCAACGCTCAGACCCTGTCGCCGGAGATCCTCGCCGAGCTCGAGGCGGTCACCATGCAGGTACTCGATGAGATGTCCAGCGAGGACGAGCTGTTCGCCCGCGTCCTGGAGAGCCAGCGCGAGTGGATGAGCGTTCACGGTAACTGGCACTCGAAAGGGTACCTGCCGCGCTCCTACTACGCGCCCCAGTCCGACTGA
- a CDS encoding TRAP transporter small permease subunit — protein sequence MSTPHADHESVNSPHPQPQALPTNRLSHTLDTAIAVIGKTLSWLWIATLAVVLTNVFSRFILGRGSIALEEMSWHLFGATMILTLSYAVVTDDHVRVDVLRERFSLRFQAWVELLGIVLLMLPILYFMIDNLIEYAYRSFTRGERSQAPSGLPYRFIIKSTLPIGMALIAIALSSRALRCCTYLFRFPRELHLRRPTDFR from the coding sequence ATGTCCACACCCCATGCCGATCACGAGTCGGTCAACTCGCCTCACCCACAGCCCCAGGCTCTGCCCACCAACCGGCTGAGCCATACGCTCGACACCGCCATCGCGGTGATCGGCAAGACCCTCTCCTGGCTGTGGATCGCCACCCTGGCCGTCGTGCTGACCAATGTCTTCAGCCGCTTCATCCTCGGCCGCGGTTCCATCGCCCTGGAAGAGATGTCCTGGCACCTGTTCGGCGCCACCATGATCCTGACCCTCTCCTATGCCGTGGTCACCGATGACCATGTCCGCGTCGACGTGCTGCGTGAGAGATTCTCCCTGCGCTTCCAGGCCTGGGTCGAACTGCTCGGCATCGTGCTGCTGATGCTGCCGATTCTCTATTTCATGATCGACAACCTCATCGAGTACGCCTACCGCTCCTTTACCCGCGGTGAGCGCTCCCAGGCACCCAGCGGCCTGCCCTACCGCTTCATCATCAAGAGCACGCTGCCCATCGGCATGGCCCTGATCGCCATCGCGCTCTCGTCGCGGGCGCTGCGCTGCTGCACCTACCTCTTTCGCTTTCCTCGGGAGCTGCACCTGCGTCGCCCGACCGACTTTCGCTAA
- a CDS encoding LacI family DNA-binding transcriptional regulator gives MKKRSVTSRDVAALAGVSQSAVSRCFSPRASISDGTREKVLAAAKTLGYRPNSIARSLITRSSRTIAVVMSQLDNPFYAQMLDRASRLFQVKGYHLLLFMVSADGESKGVMGEILQSQVDGILMLSASLSSSFAQECVERSIPVVLINRTVDSDSVSQVASDNYHGGYWVGSFLAAAGHERCAFISGLPSASTNVHRRRGFLDALAAYGLTCWAEERGDYQADMARQATHRLCGGDSRPDAIFAANDHMAIAVIETLRTDFSLRVPQDVSVVGFDDIPLAALPSYRLTTVRQPLEEMVVQAAEQLLWQIAEGRIVAVNQTLPIVPILRESARCPTDVHI, from the coding sequence ATGAAGAAACGCTCCGTTACCTCGCGTGATGTCGCCGCGCTAGCGGGTGTTTCTCAGTCGGCGGTGAGTCGCTGTTTTTCGCCACGAGCGAGCATTTCCGACGGCACGCGGGAAAAGGTGCTTGCCGCGGCAAAAACACTTGGCTATCGCCCGAACAGCATTGCTCGCAGTCTCATTACGCGGTCGTCACGCACTATTGCCGTGGTGATGTCGCAGCTCGATAACCCCTTCTATGCTCAGATGCTTGACCGCGCTTCACGCCTTTTCCAGGTAAAGGGCTACCACCTGCTGTTGTTCATGGTCAGCGCCGATGGCGAGTCGAAAGGCGTCATGGGTGAAATTCTGCAAAGTCAGGTTGACGGCATTCTCATGCTATCAGCTTCACTCTCCTCCTCCTTTGCCCAGGAGTGCGTCGAGCGCAGTATCCCCGTAGTGTTGATCAACCGCACTGTCGATTCGGACAGTGTGAGTCAGGTTGCCAGTGACAACTACCATGGTGGGTACTGGGTGGGCAGCTTTCTTGCCGCGGCAGGGCATGAACGCTGTGCCTTTATTTCTGGCCTGCCGAGCGCCTCCACCAATGTGCATCGGCGCCGGGGTTTTCTCGATGCCCTGGCGGCCTACGGCCTGACCTGCTGGGCGGAGGAGCGAGGCGATTATCAAGCAGACATGGCCCGGCAGGCGACACACCGGCTGTGTGGCGGGGATTCCCGCCCAGATGCCATTTTTGCGGCCAATGATCACATGGCGATTGCCGTGATCGAAACCTTACGTACCGATTTTTCTCTGCGCGTCCCGCAAGATGTATCCGTGGTGGGATTTGATGATATTCCACTTGCGGCACTCCCCAGCTATCGTCTCACCACTGTGCGCCAACCCCTTGAGGAGATGGTGGTACAAGCGGCGGAGCAGTTGCTGTGGCAGATTGCCGAAGGTCGCATTGTCGCTGTCAACCAGACGCTCCCCATCGTTCCTATCCTGCGCGAAAGTGCTCGGTGCCCCACAGATGTCCACATCTGA
- a CDS encoding ATP-grasp domain-containing protein has translation MSERNIFVVGMDDYNCKRLNHLRGAENYRFHGVIDPMEVNDTEVFPIEDMLDRAETQLKEFSEPIDAIVGYMDFPVSTMLPLLCKRFGTRSTSLESLLKCEHKYWSRLVQHEVIADYIPRFTVFDPFDSQALQHIGEAGLYFPFFVKPIKSSGSRLGFRIDSPEDFAHAVSQLCEGIGTISEPFNYVLEQASLPGEVRSVDGGHCMAEEIIGGWQCTVEGYVFQGDVTPYAIVDSIRYPQVLSFFYYRYPSRLPSHIQAKMQELTRQVMAHIGYDNAAFNVEYFWDEVQDRIWLLEINTRIAQSHCDLFEKVDGVSHQQVTVDLALGQLPDMPYRQGAFKVAAKFFYRVFFVDATVSRVPSAEEIETLQQAFPGTMITVQVEIGMRLSSLPEQDSYSYALAYVWMGADDDLALEENYARLAEQLNFAFEDIVG, from the coding sequence ATGAGCGAACGGAATATTTTTGTTGTCGGGATGGATGATTATAATTGCAAACGACTCAATCACTTACGTGGGGCTGAGAATTATCGGTTTCATGGTGTGATCGACCCAATGGAGGTCAACGATACAGAAGTTTTTCCTATCGAAGACATGCTGGACAGGGCCGAAACTCAACTGAAAGAATTCAGTGAGCCTATTGATGCCATCGTTGGCTACATGGATTTCCCCGTCTCGACCATGCTGCCGCTGCTCTGCAAGCGATTTGGTACGCGCTCTACCAGTCTCGAGAGTTTGCTAAAATGCGAGCACAAGTATTGGAGTCGACTCGTTCAACATGAGGTGATTGCCGATTATATTCCGCGCTTTACCGTTTTTGATCCCTTCGACAGCCAGGCATTGCAGCATATTGGAGAGGCTGGGCTTTATTTCCCCTTTTTCGTGAAACCCATCAAGTCTTCAGGGTCGCGACTTGGCTTCCGCATTGATAGTCCCGAGGACTTCGCCCATGCCGTATCGCAATTGTGTGAAGGCATTGGCACGATTTCAGAGCCTTTCAATTATGTGCTTGAGCAAGCCAGCTTGCCTGGCGAAGTGCGCTCTGTCGATGGTGGCCACTGCATGGCTGAAGAGATTATCGGTGGGTGGCAATGTACGGTCGAGGGATACGTCTTCCAAGGTGATGTTACCCCTTATGCCATTGTCGATTCGATTCGCTATCCGCAAGTGCTGAGTTTTTTCTATTATCGCTACCCGTCCCGTCTACCCTCTCACATTCAGGCAAAGATGCAGGAACTGACTCGTCAAGTGATGGCCCATATCGGATACGACAATGCGGCCTTCAACGTCGAATACTTCTGGGATGAGGTTCAAGATCGCATTTGGCTGCTGGAGATCAATACCCGTATTGCACAATCACACTGCGACCTTTTCGAAAAGGTCGATGGGGTCAGCCATCAGCAAGTGACGGTGGACCTGGCTCTGGGACAGTTGCCAGACATGCCTTACCGTCAAGGGGCATTCAAGGTTGCAGCGAAATTCTTCTATCGGGTGTTCTTCGTCGACGCCACCGTCAGCCGGGTACCGAGTGCCGAGGAAATCGAGACACTGCAGCAAGCCTTTCCCGGCACCATGATCACGGTACAGGTCGAGATCGGCATGCGCTTGTCATCCCTACCTGAGCAAGACAGCTACAGCTACGCCCTGGCTTACGTGTGGATGGGGGCAGACGACGATCTCGCACTGGAAGAGAACTACGCACGCCTTGCCGAGCAGCTTAATTTTGCGTTCGAGGACATCGTCGGCTGA
- a CDS encoding 3-hydroxybutyrate dehydrogenase gives MQLSDKTALITGAAGGLGRAIAERYAREGARVAIADLNLEAANATVNAIREQGGEAMAVAMDVTDEAAVEAGVAQVIQEWGRLDIAIANAGIQHIEPLHTLSFADWRKVISVHLDGAFLLTSAALRQMYQQESGGCMLYMGSVHSKLASPLKAPYVAAKHALLGLCRTVAKEGAAHRVRTNVICPGFVRTPLVDKQIPEQAAALGISEEAVIRDVMLKDTVDREFTTLDDIAEVALHLAAFPTAALTGQSIVASHGWYMQ, from the coding sequence ATGCAACTGAGTGACAAGACAGCCCTGATTACCGGCGCCGCCGGCGGTCTCGGACGCGCCATCGCCGAACGCTATGCCCGGGAAGGCGCTCGGGTCGCCATTGCCGACCTAAATCTCGAAGCGGCCAACGCCACGGTGAACGCCATTCGCGAGCAGGGTGGCGAGGCCATGGCCGTGGCGATGGATGTGACCGACGAGGCGGCCGTGGAGGCCGGTGTGGCGCAGGTGATCCAGGAATGGGGACGCCTGGATATCGCCATCGCCAATGCCGGGATTCAGCATATCGAGCCGCTGCACACCCTGAGCTTCGCCGACTGGCGCAAGGTCATTTCCGTGCATCTGGATGGTGCCTTCCTGCTGACAAGTGCCGCCCTGCGCCAGATGTATCAGCAGGAGAGCGGTGGCTGCATGCTTTACATGGGCTCGGTGCACAGCAAGCTCGCCTCGCCGCTCAAGGCGCCCTATGTGGCGGCCAAGCATGCCCTGCTGGGTCTATGCCGCACCGTGGCCAAGGAGGGCGCTGCGCATCGGGTACGCACCAATGTCATCTGCCCCGGCTTCGTGCGTACGCCGCTGGTCGACAAGCAGATTCCCGAACAGGCCGCCGCACTGGGAATCTCCGAGGAAGCGGTGATACGCGACGTGATGCTCAAGGACACCGTGGACAGGGAGTTCACCACCCTGGACGATATCGCCGAGGTGGCGCTGCATCTCGCCGCCTTCCCCACGGCGGCGCTAACCGGACAGTCGATCGTGGCCAGCCACGGCTGGTATATGCAGTAG